One stretch of Streptomyces sp. MMBL 11-1 DNA includes these proteins:
- a CDS encoding bifunctional serine/threonine-protein kinase/ABC transporter substrate-binding protein: MRPLITEDPRTVGPYRTLVRLGAGGMGVVYLARTAGGALAAVKVIRAEHAADPGFRARFRREAEAAARITGPWVVPVLGADTEAREPWLATAFVPGPSLAEVVGAGGALPPPTVRALGSRLAEALVAVHEAGLIHRDVKPGNVLLGLDGPRLIDFGIARHEGATALTATDLVIGTPGYLAPEQAQAGPVGPACDVFSLGCVLVYAATGRRPFGEGGEGGAAGVLFRTVHEEPDLAGVPPGLLPLIAACLSKDPAARPSASRIGDDLGAPGEGDRGRSGRSPGPVPLRPPDPRAAWAPRSAPGGPPGAPGDGAPGGGARDGASGAAPGGAAEAAPGGAAEAVRAAEPDTAPPPGSWLAPPGLSALIAERSAAALALPDPEPLPATLVPDEDRASSGRGLTRRRLLTAGGAGAVLVTGGSGAAWLAGRRSARTASSSGGPPTYTIGLHADLSGPGRAAGLAHQRGVRLAVADHNARTDTTFRLALRTEDDAGDPRRALRAADRLGADPDVIAVVGPTGDVLATEVVQRYGRARLALVVVAAGSAEASVTPAHLCVTRPYDRMLTPGLLGYVVRIRPAGRVLLVQDRDGTGLGGQLGSEFRNTPPADATLIEHALPRGDAGFGSAARKAMTSRADAVVLASGDASRAARLATALADEGFTGSRVAAGPALGPAFLAGAGAAADGWVFAEAYADPTALPSARTFTAAHRKRFGAPPGTWAAEAYDAVGLIARAAGTTSASGDVRSGMAGRLLRTEHRGIVRRLAFRPSIRQVRYENGIFLYRIEKGRPRFLGPFGEV; encoded by the coding sequence GTGCGCCCCCTCATCACCGAGGACCCCCGCACCGTCGGCCCGTACCGCACCCTCGTCCGGCTCGGCGCCGGCGGCATGGGGGTGGTCTACCTGGCGCGAACGGCGGGCGGGGCGCTCGCGGCCGTCAAGGTGATCCGGGCCGAGCACGCCGCCGATCCCGGCTTCCGCGCCCGCTTCCGGCGCGAGGCCGAGGCCGCCGCCCGGATCACCGGCCCCTGGGTGGTCCCGGTGCTCGGCGCGGACACCGAGGCCCGCGAGCCGTGGCTGGCGACCGCGTTCGTCCCCGGGCCCTCGCTGGCCGAGGTGGTGGGCGCTGGCGGCGCGCTGCCCCCGCCCACCGTCCGGGCGCTCGGAAGCCGGCTCGCCGAGGCCCTCGTCGCGGTCCACGAGGCCGGGCTGATCCATCGCGACGTCAAACCCGGCAACGTACTCCTCGGCCTCGACGGCCCCCGCCTCATCGACTTCGGGATCGCCCGCCACGAGGGGGCCACCGCACTCACCGCCACCGACCTGGTGATCGGCACGCCCGGTTACCTCGCCCCCGAACAGGCGCAGGCCGGGCCGGTGGGACCGGCGTGCGACGTGTTCTCCCTCGGCTGCGTCCTGGTGTACGCGGCGACGGGCCGGCGGCCGTTCGGCGAGGGCGGTGAGGGCGGCGCGGCCGGCGTGCTGTTCCGTACGGTCCACGAGGAGCCGGACCTGGCGGGTGTGCCGCCCGGGCTGCTGCCCCTGATCGCCGCCTGCCTGAGCAAGGACCCGGCCGCCCGGCCGTCGGCGAGCCGGATCGGCGACGACCTGGGGGCGCCCGGCGAAGGGGACCGCGGCCGGTCGGGGAGGAGCCCGGGGCCGGTCCCGCTCCGGCCGCCGGACCCCCGTGCGGCCTGGGCGCCCCGCTCGGCTCCGGGTGGGCCTCCGGGGGCTCCCGGCGACGGGGCTCCCGGGGGCGGCGCGCGCGACGGAGCCTCCGGTGCGGCTCCGGGCGGGGCCGCCGAAGCCGCACCGGGCGGGGCCGCCGAAGCCGTCCGGGCCGCGGAGCCGGACACCGCCCCGCCCCCGGGGTCCTGGCTCGCGCCGCCCGGGCTCTCCGCGTTGATCGCCGAACGTTCCGCGGCCGCCCTCGCGCTGCCGGACCCCGAGCCGCTGCCCGCCACCCTCGTCCCGGACGAGGACCGGGCGTCGTCGGGGAGGGGCCTCACGCGGCGGAGGCTCCTGACCGCCGGTGGCGCCGGCGCGGTCCTGGTCACCGGCGGCTCCGGCGCGGCGTGGCTCGCCGGGCGGCGGTCCGCCAGGACCGCGTCGAGCTCCGGCGGACCGCCCACGTACACGATCGGGCTCCACGCCGACCTCAGCGGGCCGGGCCGCGCCGCCGGGCTGGCGCACCAGCGCGGCGTACGGCTCGCGGTCGCCGATCACAACGCCCGTACCGATACGACGTTCCGCCTCGCCCTGCGGACCGAGGACGATGCCGGTGACCCGCGCCGGGCGTTGCGGGCGGCCGACCGGCTGGGCGCCGACCCCGACGTCATCGCCGTGGTCGGGCCGACCGGAGACGTGCTGGCCACGGAGGTCGTCCAGCGGTACGGCAGGGCGCGGCTCGCCCTGGTCGTCGTCGCGGCAGGCTCCGCCGAGGCGTCCGTGACGCCCGCCCACCTCTGCGTGACCCGCCCGTACGACCGCATGCTCACCCCGGGCCTCCTCGGCTACGTCGTCCGGATCCGTCCCGCCGGGCGAGTCCTCCTCGTCCAGGACAGGGACGGCACCGGCCTCGGCGGACAACTGGGCAGCGAGTTCCGCAACACCCCGCCCGCCGACGCCACGCTCATCGAACACGCTCTCCCACGGGGCGACGCCGGCTTCGGCTCGGCCGCCCGCAAGGCCATGACCAGCAGGGCGGACGCGGTGGTGCTCGCGAGCGGCGACGCCTCCCGGGCCGCCCGCCTGGCCACCGCGCTCGCGGACGAGGGCTTCACCGGCAGCAGGGTCGCCGCCGGACCGGCCCTCGGGCCCGCCTTCCTCGCGGGCGCGGGCGCCGCCGCCGACGGCTGGGTCTTCGCCGAGGCGTACGCCGACCCCACGGCCCTCCCGTCGGCCCGGACGTTCACCGCCGCCCACCGCAAGCGCTTCGGCGCACCCCCGGGCACCTGGGCCGCCGAGGCGTACGACGCGGTCGGACTGATCGCCCGCGCCGCCGGGACCACCAGCGCCTCGGGGGACGTGCGCAGCGGCATGGCCGGGCGGCTCCTCCGTACCGAGCACCGGGGGATCGTGCGCCGCCTGGCCTTCCGTCCGTCGATCCGCCAGGTGCGGTACGAGAACGGGATCTTCCTCTACCGGATCGAGAAGGGCCGCCCCCGCTTCCTGGGCCCGTTCGGCGAGGTGTAG
- a CDS encoding LysR family transcriptional regulator: MIDARRLRILRAVADHRTVTAAAAALYLTPSAVSQQLAALEQETGHRLVERGARGARLTAAGEILLSHTNVVLAQLERAEAELADYSAGVAGTVTVAAFATGIGLVLAPALTELARTAPGIRVRVQDAEGDASVPMVLDRQVDVAVAVEYRGAPAEDDRRLTRVPLYSEPFDAVLPVHHRLADQAQVAVADLAKDPWIGPYPGNPCHDVVVLACEFAGFAPRLEHSSDDFRAVVALAGADAGVALVPRSALRGMELTGVVVRPVEGSAPTRRVFAAVRQGAEGHPLIRPVLDAMEAVAVREAGLARV, translated from the coding sequence ATGATCGATGCGCGGCGGCTGCGAATCCTCCGTGCGGTGGCCGACCACCGCACGGTGACCGCGGCCGCCGCCGCGTTGTACCTGACGCCCTCCGCCGTCTCCCAGCAGCTCGCGGCCCTGGAGCAGGAGACCGGCCACCGCCTCGTCGAACGCGGTGCGCGCGGGGCCCGGCTCACCGCCGCCGGGGAGATCCTGCTCAGCCACACCAATGTGGTCCTCGCCCAGCTGGAGCGGGCCGAGGCGGAGCTGGCGGACTACAGCGCGGGCGTCGCCGGTACGGTCACGGTCGCCGCGTTCGCCACCGGCATCGGCCTCGTCCTCGCCCCCGCCCTCACCGAGCTGGCCCGCACCGCGCCCGGCATCCGGGTCAGGGTCCAGGACGCGGAGGGCGACGCGAGCGTGCCGATGGTGCTGGACCGGCAGGTGGATGTGGCGGTCGCCGTCGAATACCGGGGCGCGCCCGCCGAGGACGACCGCCGCCTGACCCGCGTCCCCCTGTACTCGGAGCCGTTCGACGCGGTGCTCCCGGTGCACCACCGCCTCGCGGACCAGGCGCAGGTGGCGGTCGCCGACCTCGCGAAGGACCCGTGGATCGGGCCCTACCCGGGCAACCCCTGCCATGACGTGGTGGTCCTGGCCTGCGAGTTCGCCGGGTTCGCCCCCCGCCTCGAACACTCCTCGGACGACTTCCGCGCCGTGGTCGCCCTGGCCGGGGCGGACGCGGGGGTGGCCCTGGTGCCCCGGTCCGCGCTGCGCGGGATGGAGCTGACCGGGGTGGTCGTCCGCCCCGTCGAGGGCAGCGCCCCGACCCGCCGCGTCTTCGCGGCCGTACGGCAGGGGGCCGAGGGCCATCCGCTGATCCGGCCCGTGCTGGACGCGATGGAGGCGGTGGCCGTACGGGAAGCGGGCCTGGCGCGGGTCTGA
- a CDS encoding phytanoyl-CoA dioxygenase family protein: MTVPTTPDASTTADVDAVPSPTDAPVEVARDVAALYSDGITARKGAFTVEWADRLREDIETAFDEARSRPGGAVGRGPHRYYVEIHPEQLRGFVDLVDHPWVRSVATAVLGPDYRIVELGFDVPLEGAVNQPWHRDFPIPAATRTERRLTSLAFNVTAVDTGPDMGPFEIAPGTQWDDEPDFDHGMFPPRRSYPRYERLAVRKYPQRGDISARSALTIHRGTRNESAKARPVLVLGLDGPDAHNADRHDAAVSRQFWDGLPQRVRDHLDCPVVDELTPITQKHTIEGLVMGAP; the protein is encoded by the coding sequence ATGACCGTGCCCACCACCCCCGACGCGTCCACCACTGCTGACGTCGACGCCGTGCCCAGCCCCACCGATGCCCCCGTGGAAGTGGCACGGGACGTGGCCGCCCTGTACTCGGACGGCATCACCGCGCGGAAAGGGGCCTTCACCGTGGAGTGGGCCGACCGGCTGCGCGAGGACATCGAGACCGCGTTCGATGAGGCACGTTCCAGGCCGGGCGGCGCGGTGGGCCGGGGGCCCCACCGCTACTACGTGGAGATCCACCCCGAGCAGTTGCGGGGATTCGTCGATCTCGTCGACCATCCCTGGGTCCGGTCGGTGGCCACCGCGGTCCTCGGCCCCGACTACCGCATCGTCGAGCTCGGATTCGACGTACCGCTGGAAGGCGCGGTGAACCAGCCGTGGCACCGCGACTTCCCCATCCCCGCGGCCACCCGCACCGAACGCCGCCTCACCTCCCTCGCGTTCAACGTCACCGCCGTCGACACGGGCCCCGACATGGGCCCCTTCGAGATCGCGCCGGGTACCCAGTGGGACGACGAACCCGATTTTGACCACGGAATGTTCCCGCCCCGCCGGAGCTACCCCCGCTACGAGCGGCTCGCGGTGCGCAAGTATCCGCAGCGCGGCGACATCTCGGCCCGCTCCGCGCTCACCATCCACCGCGGCACCAGGAACGAGTCGGCCAAGGCCCGGCCCGTCCTCGTGCTGGGCCTCGACGGACCCGACGCGCACAATGCCGACCGCCACGACGCCGCTGTCTCACGGCAGTTCTGGGACGGCCTGCCGCAGCGGGTCCGTGACCACCTCGACTGCCCGGTCGTCGACGAACTGACGCCCATCACGCAGAAGCACACGATCGAGGGTCTGGTGATGGGCGCACCCTGA
- a CDS encoding bifunctional serine/threonine-protein kinase/ABC transporter substrate-binding protein gives MDDLRPTDPARVGGHRLLGRLGAGGMGVVYLGRTDAGALAAIKVILPELAGDEDFRTRFRRETEAARRVDSPWAVPVTGADTEGERPWLATEFVPGPTLSDVVARRGPLPVRGVTVLGRLLARALAAVHGAGLVHRDVKPGNVLLTADGPRLIDFGIARAADATALTATGLVVGTPGFLPPEQASGDTAGPAGDIFSLGCLLAYAATGRPPFGSGAVDALLYRTVHDAPDLDGIDDAHLRAVLDRCLAKDPGERPAAADLDPLIAGGIPAGPTADWLPEDVLRIIAERSAAVLALPDIDATVTEEPGPPEPAPGRRRFLLLAAGGAVALGAGAFAAVRLTGDGPGGGGDAAPGGRRWIIGVHADLTGPLSAAGRAQERGARLAVDRFNSLDDQPFRLAVKVLDDQGDPARSARVAEEFARDPEVVAVIGPTGNAAAGAALAAYDEAVLPVLTVSALQIAFPARANKSFFQAAPSYASLCVPIVHRLLLRPGVERLGILIDRAGGQASYQAGYTAHLMTPSLTTGTTHPRVVPAGTTVFDPVVTDLLSHRSDAVFYAGDAAGASRVARILADLSFTGPRMAQHTVMGPEFLEQAGAAADGWEFVAPFTDASAPAAATFAAAHRKRFGAAPAAWSAEAYDMAGLVARELAALADRTAKSAKPGAGPSGSDRPTRSRLTAAIAASRYEGVSRAYAFDDKRQQLVGQDAHLYRVKDGRLRYLGAAPKPKS, from the coding sequence ATGGACGACCTGCGACCCACTGATCCCGCCCGTGTCGGCGGTCACCGGCTCCTGGGCCGCCTCGGAGCCGGCGGCATGGGCGTCGTCTACCTCGGGCGCACCGACGCCGGAGCGCTCGCCGCGATCAAGGTGATCCTGCCCGAACTCGCGGGGGACGAGGACTTCCGGACCCGCTTCCGTCGTGAGACCGAGGCGGCCCGCCGGGTCGACAGTCCCTGGGCGGTGCCGGTCACCGGCGCCGACACCGAGGGCGAACGCCCCTGGCTCGCGACGGAGTTCGTCCCCGGGCCGACGCTTTCCGATGTCGTCGCCCGGCGCGGGCCGCTGCCCGTGCGCGGTGTCACGGTCCTCGGCCGGCTGCTCGCCCGCGCCCTGGCCGCCGTGCACGGGGCCGGGCTCGTCCACCGCGACGTCAAACCCGGCAACGTCCTGCTGACGGCCGACGGTCCCCGGCTGATCGACTTCGGGATCGCCCGCGCCGCCGACGCCACCGCGCTGACCGCCACCGGACTCGTCGTCGGCACCCCCGGGTTCCTCCCGCCCGAGCAGGCGTCCGGGGACACCGCGGGACCGGCCGGGGACATCTTCTCGCTCGGCTGCCTCCTGGCGTACGCGGCCACCGGCCGGCCGCCGTTCGGCAGCGGAGCGGTCGACGCGCTCCTCTACCGGACCGTCCACGACGCGCCCGACCTCGACGGGATCGACGACGCCCACCTGCGCGCCGTCCTGGACCGCTGCCTCGCCAAGGACCCCGGTGAGCGTCCGGCCGCCGCCGACCTCGACCCCCTGATCGCCGGGGGCATACCGGCCGGCCCCACCGCCGACTGGCTGCCCGAGGACGTCCTCCGGATCATCGCGGAGCGGTCCGCCGCCGTGCTGGCCCTGCCCGACATCGACGCCACCGTCACCGAGGAGCCCGGCCCGCCGGAACCCGCCCCCGGCCGGCGGCGGTTCCTGCTCCTCGCGGCGGGCGGCGCGGTGGCCCTCGGCGCGGGCGCCTTCGCCGCCGTACGCCTCACGGGCGACGGGCCCGGCGGCGGCGGGGACGCGGCCCCCGGCGGACGCCGCTGGATCATCGGCGTGCACGCCGATCTCACCGGCCCCCTGAGCGCCGCCGGACGTGCCCAGGAACGCGGCGCCCGGCTCGCCGTCGACCGCTTCAACTCCCTCGACGACCAGCCCTTCCGGCTCGCCGTGAAAGTCCTCGACGACCAGGGGGACCCCGCCCGCTCCGCCCGCGTCGCCGAGGAGTTCGCCCGCGACCCGGAGGTCGTCGCGGTCATCGGCCCCACGGGCAACGCGGCGGCCGGGGCGGCCCTGGCCGCGTACGACGAGGCGGTGCTGCCGGTCCTGACGGTGTCGGCCCTCCAGATCGCCTTCCCCGCCCGGGCCAACAAATCCTTCTTCCAGGCCGCCCCCTCCTACGCGTCGCTCTGCGTCCCCATCGTCCACCGGCTCCTCCTGCGCCCCGGCGTCGAGCGGCTGGGCATCCTGATCGACCGGGCCGGCGGGCAGGCGTCCTACCAGGCGGGCTATACGGCGCACCTGATGACGCCCAGCCTCACCACCGGCACCACCCACCCCCGCGTGGTGCCCGCCGGCACGACCGTCTTCGACCCGGTCGTCACCGACCTCCTCTCCCACCGGAGCGACGCCGTCTTCTACGCCGGTGACGCGGCCGGCGCCTCCCGGGTCGCCCGCATCCTGGCCGACCTCTCGTTCACCGGACCGCGCATGGCCCAGCACACCGTCATGGGGCCGGAGTTCCTGGAACAGGCGGGCGCGGCGGCCGACGGCTGGGAGTTCGTCGCACCGTTCACCGACGCGAGCGCCCCGGCCGCCGCGACGTTCGCCGCCGCCCACCGCAAACGCTTCGGCGCCGCGCCCGCCGCCTGGTCGGCCGAGGCGTACGACATGGCGGGGCTCGTCGCCCGCGAACTGGCCGCCCTGGCCGACCGGACGGCGAAGAGCGCGAAGCCGGGCGCCGGGCCCTCCGGGAGCGACCGCCCCACCCGCTCCCGGCTCACCGCCGCGATCGCCGCCTCCCGGTACGAAGGCGTCTCCCGCGCCTACGCGTTCGACGACAAGCGGCAGCAACTCGTCGGCCAGGACGCCCACCTGTACCGGGTGAAGGACGGACGCCTGCGCTACCTCGGGGCGGCCCCGAAGCCGAAGAGCTGA
- a CDS encoding LacI family DNA-binding transcriptional regulator produces the protein MSSRLKDVAARAGVSVRTVSNVVSGSAPVAAETRRRVQEAIDELGYRPNLAARSLRAGRTGIIGLAVPELDSPYFGELAALLLDEARRRSWTVVIDQTRGDAEAERRLLTPGGGRVVDGLIISPWALDPAELAATGPTVPLVLLGERGSHGAADRVAVDNTAAAEEATDHLIGLGRRRVAAIGTQPHLHNGTARLRLEGYRRALDRAGLPWSEEAERAVVALHRADGARAMGELLDGPVAPDAVFAFSDELALGALHTAHRRGLRVPEDVAIVGFDDIEDGHYSNPPLTTVSPAKRQIAERSLQCLADRIYSPGNTVPPQELIVPHRLMVRGTT, from the coding sequence GTGAGCAGTCGTCTGAAGGATGTGGCCGCCCGGGCCGGGGTCTCCGTACGCACCGTGTCCAACGTGGTCAGCGGATCGGCCCCGGTGGCGGCGGAGACCCGCCGACGCGTACAGGAAGCGATCGACGAACTCGGCTACCGCCCCAACCTCGCTGCCCGGAGCCTGCGGGCCGGCCGCACCGGCATCATCGGTCTGGCCGTCCCCGAACTGGACTCCCCCTACTTCGGCGAACTGGCCGCCCTCCTGCTGGACGAAGCCCGGCGACGGTCGTGGACCGTCGTCATCGACCAGACGCGGGGGGACGCGGAGGCCGAGCGCCGGCTGCTCACGCCGGGCGGCGGACGTGTGGTCGACGGCCTCATCATCAGCCCCTGGGCGCTCGATCCCGCCGAACTCGCGGCCACCGGGCCGACGGTCCCCCTGGTCCTGCTCGGCGAGCGCGGTTCGCACGGAGCGGCCGATCGGGTGGCCGTCGACAACACCGCCGCGGCCGAAGAAGCCACGGACCACCTGATCGGCCTCGGCCGGCGGCGCGTCGCCGCCATCGGCACCCAGCCCCATCTGCACAACGGCACCGCCCGACTGCGCCTGGAGGGCTACCGGCGTGCCCTGGACCGCGCCGGCCTTCCTTGGAGCGAGGAAGCGGAGCGTGCGGTCGTCGCCCTGCACCGGGCGGACGGCGCCCGGGCCATGGGCGAACTGCTGGACGGGCCGGTCGCCCCAGACGCCGTGTTCGCCTTCAGCGACGAACTCGCCCTGGGTGCCCTTCACACAGCCCACCGACGCGGCCTGCGCGTGCCCGAGGACGTCGCGATCGTCGGGTTCGACGACATCGAGGACGGTCACTACAGCAATCCTCCGCTGACCACCGTCTCACCGGCCAAGCGACAGATCGCCGAACGATCCCTGCAATGTCTGGCCGACCGTATCTACAGCCCGGGAAACACGGTTCCCCCGCAGGAGCTCATCGTGCCGCACCGCCTGATGGTCCGCGGCACCACCTGA
- a CDS encoding glycine C-acetyltransferase: MFDSVRDDLRTTLDEIRAAGLHKPERVIGTPQSATVAVTSGGRAGEVLNFCANNYLGLADHPEVIAAAHEALDRWGYGMASVRFICGTQEVHKELEQRLSAFLGQEDTILYSSCFDANGGVFETLLGPEDAVISDALNHASIIDGIRLSKAKRHRYANRDMADLETQLKEASGARRRLVVTDGVFSMDGYVAPLQEICDLADRYDAMVMVDDSHAVGFVGPGGRGTPELHGVMDRVDIITGTLGKALGGASGGYVAARAEIVALLRQRSRPYLFSNSLAPVIAAASLKVIDLLESAGDLREQLAANTELFRTRMTAEGFDILPGDHAIAPVMIGDAGRAGRMAELLLERGVYVIGFSYPVVPQGAARIRVQLSAAHSTADVNRAVDAFVDARAALDAEAA; the protein is encoded by the coding sequence ATGTTCGACTCCGTACGCGACGACCTGCGCACCACCCTCGACGAGATCCGCGCCGCCGGGCTGCACAAGCCCGAGCGTGTGATCGGCACCCCGCAGTCCGCGACCGTGGCCGTCACCTCCGGCGGACGCGCCGGCGAGGTCCTCAACTTCTGCGCCAACAACTACCTGGGTCTCGCCGACCACCCCGAGGTCATCGCCGCCGCCCACGAGGCGCTGGACCGCTGGGGCTACGGGATGGCCTCGGTCCGCTTCATCTGCGGTACCCAGGAGGTCCACAAGGAACTGGAGCAGCGGCTCTCGGCCTTCCTCGGCCAGGAGGACACGATCCTCTACTCCTCCTGCTTCGACGCCAACGGCGGAGTCTTCGAAACGCTGCTGGGCCCGGAGGACGCGGTCATCTCCGACGCCCTCAACCACGCCTCGATCATCGACGGCATCCGGCTCTCCAAGGCGAAGCGCCACCGCTACGCCAACCGCGACATGGCCGACCTGGAGACGCAGCTCAAGGAGGCGTCCGGGGCCCGCCGCCGCCTCGTCGTCACCGACGGCGTCTTCTCCATGGACGGCTACGTCGCCCCGCTCCAGGAGATCTGCGACCTGGCCGACCGCTACGACGCCATGGTCATGGTCGACGACTCGCACGCCGTCGGCTTCGTCGGCCCCGGCGGACGCGGCACGCCCGAACTGCACGGCGTCATGGACCGGGTCGACATCATCACCGGCACCCTCGGCAAGGCGCTGGGCGGCGCCTCCGGCGGTTACGTCGCGGCCCGCGCGGAGATCGTCGCCCTGCTGCGCCAGCGCTCGCGCCCGTACCTCTTCTCCAACTCCCTCGCCCCGGTCATCGCCGCCGCCTCCCTCAAGGTCATCGACCTGCTGGAGTCCGCCGGGGACCTGCGCGAGCAGCTCGCGGCCAACACCGAGCTGTTCCGCACCCGGATGACCGCGGAGGGCTTCGACATCCTGCCCGGCGACCACGCCATCGCCCCCGTCATGATCGGCGACGCGGGCAGGGCGGGCCGGATGGCGGAACTGCTCCTGGAGCGAGGTGTGTACGTGATCGGCTTCTCGTACCCCGTCGTCCCGCAGGGCGCGGCCCGCATCCGCGTCCAGCTCTCGGCCGCGCACTCCACCGCCGACGTCAACCGCGCGGTGGACGCGTTCGTCGACGCGCGGGCCGCCCTGGACGCGGAGGCTGCCTGA
- the tdh gene encoding L-threonine 3-dehydrogenase, whose protein sequence is MKALVKQKAEPGLWLMDVPEPQYGPTDVLIKVLRTGICGTDLHIRAYDGWAQQAVTTPLVLGHEFVGEVAATGSDVADIAVGDLVSGEGHLVCGKCRNCLAGRRHLCRSTVGLGVGRDGAFAEYVVLPASNVWVHRVPVDLDIAAIFDPFGNAVHTALSFPLVGEDVLITGAGPIGIMAAAVAQHAGARNVVITDVSEARLALARKVGVSLALNVADRTIADGQRELGLREGFDIGLEMSGRPEAMRDMVANMTHGGRIAMLGLPAEEFAVDWSRIVTSMITVKGIYGREMYETWYAMSVLLEGGLDLAPVITGRYGFRDFEAAFDDAASGLGGKVILDWTV, encoded by the coding sequence GTGAAGGCACTCGTCAAGCAGAAGGCCGAACCCGGACTGTGGCTGATGGACGTGCCGGAGCCTCAGTACGGCCCCACCGACGTCCTGATCAAGGTCCTGCGCACCGGCATCTGCGGCACCGACCTGCACATCCGCGCCTATGACGGCTGGGCCCAGCAGGCGGTCACCACCCCGCTGGTCCTCGGCCACGAGTTCGTCGGCGAGGTCGCCGCGACCGGCTCCGACGTCGCGGACATCGCGGTCGGCGACCTGGTCAGCGGCGAGGGCCACCTCGTCTGCGGCAAGTGCCGCAACTGTCTCGCCGGCCGCCGCCACCTCTGCCGCTCCACCGTCGGCCTCGGCGTCGGCCGGGACGGGGCGTTCGCCGAGTACGTCGTCCTGCCCGCCTCCAACGTGTGGGTGCACCGGGTCCCCGTCGACCTCGACATCGCGGCGATCTTCGACCCGTTCGGCAACGCCGTGCACACCGCGCTGTCCTTCCCGCTCGTCGGCGAGGACGTCCTGATCACCGGCGCCGGACCGATCGGCATCATGGCCGCCGCCGTCGCCCAGCACGCCGGGGCCCGCAACGTCGTCATCACCGACGTCAGCGAGGCCCGCCTCGCCCTGGCCCGCAAGGTCGGCGTCAGCCTCGCCCTCAACGTCGCCGACCGGACCATCGCGGACGGCCAGCGGGAACTCGGCCTGCGCGAGGGCTTCGACATCGGCCTGGAGATGTCCGGCCGCCCCGAGGCGATGCGCGACATGGTCGCGAACATGACGCACGGCGGCCGGATCGCGATGCTCGGCCTGCCCGCCGAGGAGTTCGCCGTCGACTGGTCCCGCATCGTCACCTCGATGATCACGGTCAAGGGGATCTACGGCCGTGAGATGTACGAGACCTGGTACGCCATGTCCGTCCTGTTGGAGGGCGGCCTCGACCTCGCCCCCGTGATCACCGGCCGGTACGGCTTCCGCGACTTCGAGGCGGCCTTCGACGACGCCGCGAGCGGCCTCGGCGGCAAGGTCATCCTCGACTGGACCGTCTGA